From the Acidimicrobiales bacterium genome, the window GGGGATCTCGACCGATTCGCCGGTGCGGTTGTCAGTGATCGTCACGGTCTCTGGCATTGCGGTCACACTACCCGCAGGCATGGCGGCCGTGACTGGCCTGACGGCGTTCTGACGGGGTCAATTCCCCGTCATCGTGGGGCGGATGCCGCCCTGGGCGTCGGCGTGGGCGGCCACCACGTCGACCAGCGCAGCGTGGATCGCCCGTGCCGGGGCCGAGGGCAGTCCGCGCCGGCGTCGGACGAGGCCGACCGAGCGGTGGGGGATGCCGTCGAGGGGGATCTGCTTCCACTCGTCGCTCGTGGTGAAGGGCAGCGCCGTGGCGGGGACCACGGCGGCCCCGAACCCGGTGATGGCCAGCGAGGCCAGCAGACGCATGCCGTCGACCTCGGCCTTCGCCTGGAGGGTGACGCCGGCCCGGGCCGCCTCCTGGTCGAGGAGATCGCGGAAGCCGGTGCCCACCGGCTCGAGCAGCAGCGGGTGGTCCGCGAGCTCGGCGATGCCGGCGCGGTCCTGGGCGGCGAGCGGGTGGTCGGCCGGAGCGATGAGGATCCGGTCCTCGTCGAAGAGGGGCTCGACGGTGAGCTCGGCCTCGTCGACGGGCAGGTTGACGACGGCGAGGTCCAGGGTGCCCGACGCCACCTGCGGGAGCAGGGAGGTGGTGGTGGCGTCGATGGCCACCACGTGGATGCCGGGATGCTGGACGGCCATGGCCTCGAGCAGCGGGGGCAGCAGCCAACGCCCGGTGGTGCCGATGACGCCCACCCGCACGGAGCCCCGGATCTCGTCGGCCAG encodes:
- a CDS encoding LysR family transcriptional regulator, which gives rise to MDLRQLAAVAAVAEHGSFSAAARALHTVQSNVSTHVARIEAELGVTLIDRATGLPTEQGEAVVARARRIHAELDALEFDVASLADEIRGSVRVGVIGTTGRWLLPPLLEAMAVQHPGIHVVAIDATTTSLLPQVASGTLDLAVVNLPVDEAELTVEPLFDEDRILIAPADHPLAAQDRAGIAELADHPLLLEPVGTGFRDLLDQEAARAGVTLQAKAEVDGMRLLASLAITGFGAAVVPATALPFTTSDEWKQIPLDGIPHRSVGLVRRRRGLPSAPARAIHAALVDVVAAHADAQGGIRPTMTGN